A single window of Shewanella sp. Choline-02u-19 DNA harbors:
- a CDS encoding ATP-binding protein, which yields MSLRKSPNNIFVKLLLGFWLCSSLIIALIGLLPLLQQNHDQSELPPRLESMLAKLAQKIIDSPQVMQPDRMKRLSRFKQRDGRPVRIYLVDENSRVLNTHKPSRALRRFMLMADEAGKPIKHQFRDELLFGPYEFKAEGKQYALYGRLPEHHPRPWFFFFIDNKILTLSIAILLSGLLCGLFAWHLGKPLRSLKSSADALANGDLSSRVDSATAKRNDEIGQLAQAFNGMADSVEDMVKSQQRLISDISHELRTPLTRLKLSLALSRKKGQETQETQRIEYEADLLEQMIAELLELSRVKLNASESKRNLELAEALSQVLDDADFEAQQQNKQLHIDIDESIRVPLYPRPLSRAVENLLRNAIRYATSQITIQASITGQLIKLEIIDDGPGIPDTADLEAIFKPFYRPQSARDRESGGWGLGLAIAEAAVTAHQGQIKAENGSPTGLKITITLPLA from the coding sequence ATGTCATTGAGAAAAAGTCCCAACAATATTTTTGTAAAGTTACTGCTCGGCTTTTGGTTATGTAGCTCATTGATCATAGCCCTCATCGGTTTGCTGCCGCTATTACAGCAAAACCATGACCAGTCAGAGTTACCTCCTCGCCTCGAGAGCATGTTAGCAAAGCTGGCACAGAAGATCATTGACTCACCCCAAGTAATGCAACCCGATAGGATGAAGCGCTTGAGCCGCTTCAAACAGAGAGATGGTCGCCCGGTAAGGATCTACCTTGTCGATGAAAACTCACGTGTGCTCAATACTCATAAACCTTCACGAGCTCTACGTCGGTTTATGCTGATGGCTGATGAAGCCGGTAAACCAATAAAGCATCAATTCAGAGATGAGCTGTTATTTGGTCCATATGAGTTTAAAGCAGAAGGTAAGCAATACGCTTTATATGGTCGTTTACCCGAGCATCACCCTCGACCTTGGTTTTTCTTTTTTATTGATAACAAAATCCTCACCTTAAGTATTGCAATTTTATTGTCAGGCTTGCTCTGCGGACTTTTTGCCTGGCATCTAGGCAAACCTTTACGTTCACTAAAAAGCAGTGCTGACGCCTTAGCTAATGGTGATTTAAGCAGCCGTGTCGACAGTGCAACAGCCAAGCGTAATGATGAAATTGGACAGCTTGCTCAAGCATTTAACGGGATGGCAGATTCTGTTGAAGATATGGTCAAAAGCCAACAGCGATTGATAAGCGATATCTCACATGAACTCAGAACACCATTGACTAGGCTCAAGCTATCACTGGCGCTAAGCCGTAAAAAAGGTCAAGAAACCCAAGAAACACAGCGAATAGAGTACGAAGCGGATTTGTTGGAACAGATGATTGCCGAGTTACTAGAACTGTCACGGGTTAAGCTCAATGCCAGCGAGTCTAAGCGCAACTTAGAACTTGCAGAGGCCTTAAGTCAGGTGCTAGATGATGCCGATTTTGAGGCTCAACAACAAAACAAACAGCTACATATTGATATCGATGAATCGATACGAGTGCCGCTTTACCCTAGGCCACTGTCTAGGGCGGTAGAGAACTTGCTGCGTAATGCGATTCGATATGCAACTTCACAAATTACTATTCAAGCTTCAATTACAGGTCAATTAATTAAACTTGAAATTATCGATGATGGACCCGGGATCCCAGATACTGCCGACTTAGAAGCTATTTTTAAACCCTTCTATCGTCCGCAATCTGCAAGAGATAGAGAGTCTGGCGGATGGGGCTTAGGCTTAGCAATTGCTGAAGCTGCGGTGACTGCGCATCAAGGTCAGATAAAAGCTGAAAACGGCTCCCCCACGGGTCTTAAAATTACCATAACATTGCCCTTGGCGTAA
- the fieF gene encoding cation efflux pump FieF, whose protein sequence is MNDTSQYDFWVKLASRAAVATALTLITIKLAAWMYSGSASMLASLTDSFADALASIVNFIAIRYAIVPADQDHRYGHGKAEPLAALAQSAFILGSAFLLLFHGGERLINPIEVKHATLGVIVSIIAIVLTFALVMLQKRALAATSSTIVEADALHYKSDLFLNAAVLLALVLSQYGWWWADGLFAVLIALFIGQQAIGLAYKSVQSLLDRELDDETRDKITEIAILDLQVRGIHDLRTRESGKTMFIQFHLELDGSLSLEQAHTIAVETSIRIRREFNYAEVIIHQDPV, encoded by the coding sequence ATGAATGACACTTCCCAATATGATTTTTGGGTGAAGCTTGCCAGCCGCGCAGCGGTTGCTACAGCCTTAACCCTAATCACCATAAAGTTAGCCGCATGGATGTATTCTGGCTCAGCCAGTATGCTGGCATCTTTAACAGACTCTTTTGCTGATGCTTTGGCGTCTATCGTTAACTTTATTGCCATCCGCTATGCGATAGTTCCCGCCGATCAAGATCATCGGTACGGCCATGGTAAAGCTGAACCGTTAGCAGCACTTGCCCAATCTGCATTTATTCTAGGTTCTGCATTTTTACTGCTTTTCCATGGGGGGGAGCGACTCATCAACCCTATTGAAGTAAAGCATGCCACTCTCGGTGTGATTGTGTCGATTATCGCGATAGTGCTTACCTTCGCTCTAGTGATGCTGCAGAAAAGAGCCTTGGCAGCTACCTCAAGCACGATAGTCGAGGCTGATGCGTTGCATTATAAGTCGGATTTGTTCTTGAATGCTGCAGTGTTATTGGCATTGGTTTTATCACAATATGGCTGGTGGTGGGCCGATGGCTTATTTGCTGTGCTGATTGCACTTTTCATTGGCCAACAAGCGATTGGTTTAGCGTATAAGTCGGTACAGTCACTGTTAGACAGAGAGCTAGATGATGAAACTCGAGATAAAATCACCGAGATCGCGATCCTTGATCTTCAAGTTAGGGGCATCCATGATCTCAGAACAAGAGAGTCGGGTAAGACCATGTTTATTCAATTTCATTTGGAGTTAGATGGCTCGCTGAGCTTGGAACAGGCTCATACCATAGCCGTTGAAACGTCCATTCGGATCCGGCGAGAGTTTAACTATGCTGAGGTGATTATTCACCAAGATCCAGTGTAA
- a CDS encoding MliC family protein, translating into MNKILFLVLVSMSSFSTLAASPSFDCNKASGAVEHLICQDDELASLDRTIATVYKQALKSIPTEEQPKAMQRGWIKGRNDCWKAQSVSVRECVVQNYQSRIIELQIQGGLLEVPAGVLFDCEGFPPITAVFYTQLDPVTAVFTFDEQQLLATNVPSGSGAKYQGANFEFWEHHGEASVRYFDKHSICKIR; encoded by the coding sequence TTGAATAAAATTTTATTTCTGGTGTTGGTCAGCATGAGCAGTTTTTCAACTTTAGCGGCATCGCCTAGTTTTGACTGTAATAAGGCCAGTGGTGCAGTAGAGCATCTGATCTGCCAAGATGATGAGCTAGCATCATTAGATAGAACAATAGCGACAGTATATAAACAAGCTTTGAAAAGCATCCCTACAGAAGAACAACCCAAAGCGATGCAAAGAGGCTGGATAAAAGGCCGTAATGACTGCTGGAAAGCACAAAGTGTAAGTGTGCGTGAGTGTGTGGTGCAAAACTATCAAAGTCGGATTATAGAGTTACAAATCCAAGGTGGATTATTAGAGGTCCCTGCGGGTGTTCTGTTTGATTGTGAGGGTTTCCCACCAATTACTGCTGTTTTTTATACCCAGTTAGATCCAGTCACGGCTGTTTTTACCTTTGATGAGCAACAACTGCTGGCGACGAATGTACCCAGTGGCAGTGGTGCTAAATATCAAGGGGCAAACTTTGAGTTTTGGGAACATCATGGCGAAGCAAGCGTCCGTTATTTTGATAAGCACTCTATTTGTAAAATTCGCTAG
- a CDS encoding LysR family transcriptional regulator: protein MLKIELLESFIAVAECGNLSKAADKLCRTQSTISLQIKKLEESVGQPLLLRDNKGVTLTESGKTLLNYAYKMMQLSSQALDELKDCQNREVIRLGVPTDYINRYLGSCLLEFIREFTCIELVIDTDVSGNLYKRLHNGEFDVIVATHWQAPAAGHGELLFERRFHWVAAKEGNAHKRETVPMALYPENCPIRAQVFANHRISMRPMSVLLSTPSPAAICMAVENDLVIAPVAEFRISDKMQIIDPIKHNIPPLPIFNESLYLNPETQTEATNQLINLIKANVTDLGEVTQTVNPS from the coding sequence ATGTTAAAAATTGAATTGTTAGAAAGCTTTATTGCGGTAGCTGAATGTGGAAACCTTTCCAAGGCGGCGGATAAACTCTGCCGCACACAATCAACCATTAGCTTACAAATCAAGAAGTTAGAGGAAAGCGTAGGTCAACCTTTGTTACTCAGAGACAACAAAGGTGTCACGCTAACTGAGTCTGGTAAGACGTTACTTAACTACGCTTATAAGATGATGCAACTCAGCTCACAAGCACTTGATGAACTAAAGGATTGTCAAAACCGTGAAGTGATACGACTAGGTGTGCCGACAGATTACATCAACCGTTATCTCGGCAGTTGTTTGCTGGAGTTTATTCGCGAGTTTACTTGCATCGAGCTAGTCATCGATACCGACGTGAGTGGTAATCTTTATAAGCGACTGCACAACGGTGAATTCGATGTCATTGTTGCGACTCACTGGCAAGCACCTGCAGCCGGTCATGGTGAACTGCTATTTGAACGTCGTTTTCATTGGGTTGCGGCAAAAGAGGGCAATGCCCATAAACGGGAAACCGTGCCTATGGCTTTGTATCCTGAAAACTGCCCCATTCGCGCACAGGTTTTTGCCAACCATAGAATATCCATGCGCCCGATGAGTGTATTACTATCAACCCCATCGCCAGCGGCAATATGTATGGCGGTCGAAAATGACTTAGTGATCGCTCCCGTCGCCGAATTTCGAATTAGTGACAAGATGCAAATTATCGATCCTATTAAACACAATATCCCACCACTGCCGATTTTCAATGAGTCCTTGTATCTCAATCCAGAGACACAAACTGAGGCCACAAATCAATTAATTAACTTAATAAAAGCCAATGTAACTGACTTGGGTGAAGTCACTCAAACTGTCAATCCCAGTTAA
- a CDS encoding glutathione S-transferase family protein, translating into MITLHHLNKSRSKRIIWLLEELGLDYQIKAYQRDSQTFLAPPELKAIHPLGKSPVIEYNQQIIAESGAITEYLIDAHAAGKLAPEKGSKDYVEYLQWLHFAESSAMLPLLLRMFVAKDGCQTNFLEGYAAVETEKVLSYVNQALEGKRYLVADKLTGADIMMSFIVEMLVASGEADKYPNIAAYAKQLNQHANSAKAGEIEQQYDNS; encoded by the coding sequence ATGATCACCTTGCACCATTTAAACAAATCTCGCTCAAAACGTATTATCTGGTTACTAGAAGAGCTTGGACTAGATTACCAAATCAAAGCTTACCAACGAGATAGCCAAACATTTTTAGCCCCGCCAGAGCTTAAGGCTATTCATCCACTCGGTAAGTCACCGGTGATCGAATATAACCAACAGATTATTGCCGAATCAGGGGCGATCACTGAATATCTTATTGACGCTCACGCGGCAGGAAAGCTAGCGCCAGAGAAAGGCAGTAAAGACTATGTCGAGTATCTCCAGTGGCTACATTTTGCGGAAAGTTCGGCAATGCTGCCATTGTTGCTCAGAATGTTTGTTGCCAAAGATGGTTGCCAAACTAACTTTTTAGAAGGTTACGCCGCTGTTGAAACTGAAAAAGTGCTTAGCTATGTTAATCAGGCCTTAGAGGGTAAGCGCTACCTAGTGGCTGATAAGCTCACTGGTGCAGATATTATGATGTCGTTTATCGTTGAGATGTTAGTTGCCAGCGGTGAGGCAGATAAATACCCAAATATTGCCGCTTACGCAAAACAGTTGAACCAGCATGCCAATAGCGCTAAAGCGGGTGAAATTGAACAGCAATATGACAACAGTTAG
- the glnL gene encoding nitrogen regulation protein NR(II): MDTGLLLNHLVTAVLVINDELELLYTNVATEQLLGVSNNKLLELSLPEHYQTLAVDLPMLQLAIKNNQGLTVNTVSLVTLDGQQHTVDVTLTPIEQEHGQALLELRQVDQQRRIHQQLTQDAQQQAAQFLVRNLAHEIKNPLAGLRGAAQLLSRELEEAELREFTDLIIEQADRLRGLVDRLLGPQKPTQHRLYNIHEVVHKVLQLVNLTLPDNVTLLQDYDPSIPDIEMDPDQLQQVVLNIVQNAVQALDMTGGNIRIKTRTQHQITIGTQRHKLVLMLSVIDNGPGINPDLIDTLFYPMVTGREQGSGLGLSIAHNFARLHGGRIECDSSVGRTEFTITLPINS, encoded by the coding sequence ATGGATACAGGTTTATTGCTCAATCACTTAGTGACTGCAGTGCTCGTTATCAATGATGAGCTGGAACTGCTTTACACTAATGTTGCTACTGAGCAGCTTTTGGGCGTTAGCAATAACAAGCTACTTGAACTGAGTTTGCCTGAGCATTATCAAACATTGGCCGTTGATCTTCCTATGCTGCAATTAGCAATTAAAAATAACCAAGGACTGACCGTTAATACCGTTTCACTGGTCACTCTCGATGGTCAACAACACACTGTCGATGTCACCCTAACACCGATAGAACAAGAGCATGGTCAGGCCTTATTAGAGCTACGACAGGTCGATCAACAAAGGCGTATCCACCAGCAATTAACTCAAGATGCACAGCAACAAGCCGCTCAATTTCTAGTGCGAAACCTCGCACATGAAATAAAAAACCCGTTAGCTGGACTAAGAGGGGCTGCGCAGCTGTTATCTCGAGAGCTTGAAGAGGCTGAACTCAGAGAGTTTACCGACTTGATTATTGAACAAGCAGATCGTTTAAGAGGGTTAGTAGACCGGTTATTAGGCCCACAAAAGCCAACACAGCACCGTCTTTATAATATCCATGAAGTGGTACATAAAGTATTACAACTGGTCAATTTAACCCTGCCTGACAATGTTACCTTGTTGCAAGATTATGATCCTTCGATCCCTGATATTGAAATGGATCCAGACCAACTGCAACAGGTTGTGCTAAATATTGTGCAAAATGCGGTGCAAGCACTCGATATGACCGGCGGTAATATCCGCATAAAAACGCGCACTCAGCATCAAATAACGATTGGTACACAACGACATAAATTAGTGTTGATGCTATCAGTAATCGATAACGGTCCAGGCATTAACCCCGACTTAATAGATACGCTGTTTTATCCCATGGTCACAGGCCGTGAACAAGGTTCAGGCCTAGGATTATCGATTGCGCATAACTTTGCCCGATTGCACGGCGGCCGAATTGAATGTGACTCTTCTGTTGGACGCACCGAGTTCACCATCACTCTACCCATCAATAGCTAA
- a CDS encoding TetR/AcrR family transcriptional regulator, translating to MSNWQQRESYLTDVAERCLRGHKSFDLRRSHLVEASQISKGTIYNHFPSEADLMVTVATAHFKKRLERAAIDESQYQDCLTRFLMHHCWGIRDDLLYNRFIISRVMPNSELLEQATDDNRCAFGQAYGDYIEWNRQLIKAVGIVEGFNRAELVANYLRGAHINCDDAGKHYNDANLYHQFSYALAQLMGHSDKRIPKLSDYINWLASLEATASAA from the coding sequence ATGAGTAATTGGCAACAACGAGAAAGCTACTTAACTGACGTTGCGGAGCGATGCCTGCGTGGCCATAAAAGTTTTGACTTACGGCGTTCTCATTTGGTTGAAGCTAGTCAGATCTCTAAAGGTACAATCTATAATCATTTTCCAAGTGAAGCGGATTTAATGGTGACGGTGGCGACGGCACACTTTAAGAAGCGTTTAGAAAGAGCCGCTATCGACGAAAGCCAATATCAAGACTGTTTAACGCGCTTTTTGATGCACCATTGCTGGGGTATACGTGACGATCTCTTATATAATCGTTTTATTATTTCGAGAGTGATGCCAAATTCTGAACTCCTTGAGCAAGCAACTGACGATAATCGTTGTGCTTTTGGACAAGCTTATGGCGACTATATTGAATGGAATCGTCAGTTAATAAAAGCCGTTGGTATTGTTGAAGGTTTTAATCGAGCAGAGCTGGTGGCCAATTATTTACGCGGCGCACATATTAATTGTGATGATGCGGGTAAGCACTACAATGACGCTAACTTATACCATCAGTTTAGTTACGCATTGGCACAATTAATGGGACACTCAGATAAGCGGATCCCCAAGCTGAGCGACTATATAAACTGGCTTGCGTCATTAGAAGCGACCGCAAGCGCGGCATAG
- a CDS encoding type 1 glutamine amidotransferase domain-containing protein — MNVLMVLTSHDKLGDTGLKTGFWLEEFASPYYRFKDSGFNVTLASPAGGQPPLDPTSEQPDFQTAATDRFNQDSDAQKLLATTQVLANINAEDYDAIFYPGGHGPLWDLTNDANSIALIETFYQASKPVGLVCHAPGALKNVKAADGTPLVAGKKVTGFTNTEEAAVQLTDIVPYLVEDMMIQHGALYSKGDDWASYLAVDGHLITGQNPASSEVVADEIIKQLK, encoded by the coding sequence ATGAACGTATTAATGGTACTGACCTCGCACGATAAATTAGGCGATACTGGTTTAAAAACAGGCTTTTGGTTAGAAGAATTTGCCAGCCCTTATTACCGCTTTAAAGACAGCGGTTTTAACGTCACACTAGCATCACCAGCGGGCGGTCAACCACCGCTTGACCCAACCAGCGAGCAGCCAGACTTTCAAACAGCAGCCACTGATAGATTCAATCAAGATAGTGACGCACAAAAGCTGCTAGCGACGACTCAAGTGCTTGCCAACATTAATGCTGAAGATTACGACGCCATTTTCTACCCTGGTGGCCACGGACCATTATGGGATCTGACTAATGACGCTAATTCAATCGCGTTAATTGAAACCTTCTATCAAGCAAGCAAGCCCGTCGGCTTAGTGTGCCATGCTCCCGGCGCACTGAAAAATGTCAAAGCCGCTGATGGTACTCCATTGGTTGCGGGTAAGAAGGTTACTGGCTTTACCAACACCGAAGAAGCTGCCGTGCAGCTTACCGATATCGTGCCTTACCTTGTTGAAGATATGATGATCCAACACGGCGCCCTTTACAGTAAAGGCGATGACTGGGCGAGCTACTTAGCGGTTGATGGTCACCTAATTACGGGCCAAAACCCAGCATCATCTGAAGTGGTTGCCGATGAGATAATCAAGCAGCTTAAATAG
- a CDS encoding porin family protein, translating into MKKLSIVALAVLGLAASNIASAETDRIGAYVGGQIGAFSADVEGDSESGQSYGAYGGYNFNEWFGLEGTLYITNNFVDEDFVDVYAASFSVAPKFTWVINDTFSLYGKVGVASVAVIMDGVFRDVDYTGVGLTAGAGVNAALTNNLNIRLGYDYTSADLDSDDFGASDFDIDLSNVTLGMHYQF; encoded by the coding sequence ATGAAAAAATTATCAATTGTAGCGTTAGCTGTTTTAGGGTTGGCGGCTTCAAATATTGCTTCTGCAGAGACGGATCGCATTGGAGCATATGTGGGTGGTCAAATTGGCGCATTTTCCGCTGATGTTGAGGGCGACTCCGAATCAGGCCAAAGCTATGGTGCTTATGGTGGATACAACTTCAATGAGTGGTTCGGTCTAGAAGGCACTCTTTATATTACTAATAACTTCGTCGATGAAGATTTTGTTGATGTTTATGCAGCTTCATTTTCTGTTGCACCTAAGTTCACATGGGTTATCAACGATACATTTTCTTTATACGGTAAAGTGGGTGTAGCGTCTGTAGCGGTAATCATGGACGGTGTATTTCGTGATGTAGATTACACAGGCGTTGGTTTGACTGCGGGTGCCGGTGTTAACGCAGCGCTGACTAACAATCTCAATATCCGTTTAGGATACGATTATACCTCAGCAGATCTGGATTCAGATGATTTTGGTGCCAGTGATTTTGACATCGATTTGTCAAACGTGACCTTAGGTATGCATTACCAGTTCTAG
- the glnG gene encoding nitrogen regulation protein NR(I): MTEQVWVLDDDSSIRWVLEKSLQGAKLSSASFAAAESLWDALETAQPKVIVSDIRMPGTDGLTLLERLQTHYPHIPVIIMTAHSDLDSAVSAYQAGAFEYLPKPFDIDEAISLVERAITHANEQSNSSAPAEPVVATPEIIGEAPAMQEVFRAIGRLSRSSISVLINGQSGTGKELVASALHKHSPRKGKPFIAINMAAIPKDLIESELFGHEKGAFTGAGNVRQGRFEQANGGTLFLDEIGDMPLDVQTRLLRVLADGQFYRVGGHSPVQVDVRIIAATHQNLEQLVQAGGFREDLFHRLNVIRVHLPPLSQRREDIAQLARHFLVIAAKEIDVEPKILTKETANKLATLPWPGNVRQLENTCRWLTVMASGQEILPQDLPPELLEEPAVSHDQHTGTADWEAALKRWIDQRLAEGESNLLTEVQPAFERILLETALKHTNGHKQEAAKRLGWGRNTLTRKLKELAME, encoded by the coding sequence ATGACTGAACAAGTATGGGTCCTCGATGATGATAGTTCTATTCGCTGGGTGCTTGAAAAATCATTACAAGGCGCCAAGCTCAGCAGTGCCAGTTTTGCCGCTGCCGAGTCATTGTGGGATGCCCTTGAAACAGCGCAGCCCAAAGTGATTGTGTCTGACATTCGCATGCCAGGTACCGACGGCTTAACGCTACTAGAACGTCTACAAACCCATTATCCACATATTCCCGTTATCATTATGACCGCCCACTCCGACCTTGATAGCGCAGTCAGTGCTTATCAAGCAGGCGCATTTGAGTACCTGCCTAAGCCGTTTGATATTGATGAAGCCATCTCCCTCGTTGAACGCGCGATTACGCACGCTAACGAACAAAGTAATAGCAGTGCACCTGCAGAACCCGTTGTTGCCACTCCCGAAATAATTGGTGAAGCGCCGGCAATGCAAGAAGTTTTTAGAGCCATAGGTCGATTATCACGCTCATCGATTAGCGTACTGATTAATGGTCAATCGGGTACCGGTAAAGAGCTGGTCGCCAGTGCATTACACAAGCACAGTCCCCGAAAAGGTAAGCCCTTCATTGCAATTAATATGGCGGCGATCCCTAAAGATTTAATCGAGTCGGAGCTGTTTGGCCATGAAAAAGGCGCCTTTACTGGCGCTGGAAATGTTCGCCAAGGTCGATTTGAACAAGCAAATGGTGGCACACTCTTTTTAGATGAAATTGGTGACATGCCTTTGGATGTACAAACTCGTTTGTTACGAGTGCTAGCCGATGGTCAGTTCTATCGCGTAGGCGGTCACTCTCCCGTACAGGTTGATGTGCGTATTATTGCTGCAACGCACCAAAATTTAGAACAACTCGTGCAAGCAGGCGGCTTTAGAGAGGATTTGTTTCATCGTTTGAATGTGATCAGAGTGCATCTGCCGCCGTTATCGCAACGACGAGAAGACATTGCCCAGCTCGCACGTCACTTTTTAGTTATCGCAGCAAAAGAGATCGATGTAGAGCCCAAAATTCTGACGAAGGAAACAGCCAATAAGCTAGCAACACTGCCTTGGCCTGGTAATGTTCGTCAGCTAGAAAACACTTGTCGTTGGTTAACCGTGATGGCGTCTGGACAAGAAATTTTGCCACAAGATCTGCCTCCAGAACTGCTAGAGGAACCCGCAGTATCTCACGACCAACACACTGGCACTGCCGACTGGGAAGCTGCATTAAAACGTTGGATAGATCAGCGCTTAGCAGAGGGTGAAAGTAACTTGCTCACTGAAGTGCAGCCCGCTTTTGAACGGATATTGCTAGAAACAGCCCTAAAACACACCAATGGCCATAAACAAGAAGCTGCTAAACGTTTAGGCTGGGGGCGTAATACTTTAACTCGTAAACTGAAAGAGTTGGCGATGGAATAA
- a CDS encoding response regulator codes for MSRILLIDDDLGLSELLAQLLELEGFELTLAHDGQAGLELALQQTFDLILLDVMLPKLNGFEVLRALRTKKQTPVLMLTARGDEIDRVVGLEIGADDYLPKPFNDRELVARIRAIIRRTNIKPNDNTQTIQSFGDLSLDPARQEVHCQELLIILTGTEFSLLFELVQHAGELASKETLSEKVLGKKLMPFDRSLDMHLSNLRKKMPERIDGRPRVKTIRGKGYIWLP; via the coding sequence ATGAGCCGTATACTGTTGATAGATGATGACTTAGGTCTTTCTGAATTACTGGCACAACTATTAGAACTAGAAGGGTTTGAACTGACATTAGCCCATGATGGCCAGGCAGGACTCGAGCTCGCATTACAACAAACATTTGATCTCATCTTGCTCGATGTGATGCTACCTAAACTCAATGGTTTTGAAGTATTACGTGCACTGCGTACCAAGAAGCAAACTCCGGTATTGATGTTAACGGCACGAGGCGATGAAATAGACAGAGTCGTTGGCCTTGAGATTGGCGCAGATGACTACCTCCCAAAACCATTCAATGATCGCGAACTCGTCGCACGTATTCGCGCCATTATCAGACGCACGAATATTAAACCTAATGACAATACTCAAACAATACAGTCCTTTGGTGATCTCAGTCTAGATCCTGCTCGTCAAGAGGTGCATTGTCAGGAACTGCTTATCATTCTGACCGGAACTGAATTTAGTTTACTGTTTGAGTTAGTACAACATGCCGGTGAGCTCGCGTCTAAAGAGACACTCAGTGAAAAAGTGCTGGGAAAGAAGCTGATGCCATTTGATCGTAGTTTAGACATGCATCTGTCTAACTTACGTAAAAAGATGCCTGAACGTATTGATGGTCGTCCACGAGTTAAAACGATTCGTGGCAAAGGTTATATCTGGTTACCTTAA
- a CDS encoding DUF4124 domain-containing protein yields the protein MRLGFLVLMLLVSPFIHATVYKWVDQDGKIHFSDQPVKNAEVVEFNKNTENQIKLPPPPSPSNSHLSPTGDKINYRMRIASPNEEETVRSNEGNISIALQIEPELAPSHLLVLFMDGKQQSDAQQSGLFQVNNVDRGEHTFIIKALTQDGKLLASTLPRKIFLHRTIQNRAR from the coding sequence ATGCGCCTAGGTTTTTTGGTTTTAATGCTGCTTGTCAGCCCATTTATCCATGCGACAGTATACAAATGGGTAGATCAGGACGGTAAAATACATTTTTCCGATCAGCCCGTAAAAAATGCTGAAGTCGTTGAGTTTAACAAGAACACCGAGAACCAAATAAAACTTCCCCCGCCTCCCAGTCCATCAAATAGTCATTTATCTCCTACTGGCGATAAGATTAATTACCGCATGCGTATCGCCTCTCCTAACGAAGAAGAAACGGTAAGAAGTAATGAAGGTAATATTTCAATCGCACTGCAGATTGAACCTGAACTTGCTCCCTCACATCTATTAGTGCTGTTTATGGACGGTAAGCAACAAAGTGATGCTCAACAAAGCGGTTTGTTCCAAGTGAATAATGTCGACCGCGGTGAACATACTTTTATTATCAAAGCACTAACACAAGACGGCAAACTACTTGCATCAACTCTCCCAAGGAAAATTTTTCTTCACCGGACAATACAGAATAGAGCAAGATAA
- a CDS encoding Spy/CpxP family protein refolding chaperone has translation MKKNTLKAGLLALVASTTLLTVTVRAADEQSKHHNQQEYHQMKGERGGHHDKMRKMFRGLDLSDEQKTQVKAILSSHREEMELNRPSKEERAAQKTQMLAFITAANFNEAEVKQALMAKQEARQQKAVNMMKLQNEVYQLLTPEQQQKFEQRFAKNKHHKR, from the coding sequence ATGAAAAAGAATACTTTAAAAGCAGGATTATTGGCGTTAGTGGCAAGTACCACATTACTCACTGTTACAGTGCGTGCCGCGGATGAACAGTCTAAACACCATAACCAGCAAGAGTATCATCAGATGAAAGGTGAGCGTGGCGGGCATCATGATAAAATGCGTAAAATGTTCCGCGGTTTAGATTTATCTGATGAACAAAAAACTCAAGTCAAAGCCATATTGAGTTCGCATCGTGAAGAGATGGAGCTAAACCGTCCTTCGAAAGAGGAGCGTGCAGCGCAAAAAACACAGATGCTAGCATTTATCACTGCTGCTAATTTCAATGAGGCAGAGGTGAAGCAAGCATTAATGGCTAAGCAGGAAGCGCGTCAACAAAAAGCAGTCAATATGATGAAACTGCAAAACGAGGTTTATCAACTGCTGACACCTGAGCAGCAACAGAAATTTGAGCAACGTTTTGCCAAAAACAAACACCACAAAAGATGA